In Orenia metallireducens, the DNA window ACTTATTATTGTAATGGTGTTAGTTACATTGTTGTCTTCTTCCATAATAAGTGTTGAGGCTAGTTATAGGGTTTTACAGCAAGGGATGGAAGGTAGAGATGTTAGAGAGTTACAGGAGAATTTAGTTATGCTTGGTTATAAAATAATTATTGATGGTAATTTTGGACCTGCAACTAAGAGTGCTATTATAAACTTTCAAAAAAAGTCTAAACTCCCAAGTGACGGTGTTGTAGGCAAGCAGACATGGGACAGCTTAAAAGATGCCGTTAGTTTTGATAAATATAAAGTAAGATCTGGAGATACGTTATCTCAACTGGCACATACATATGATGTACCAGTAACTGTTATTAAAGAAGCAAATAAACTCGATTCTGATATAATTCGTATTAATCAAGAGTTAATCATCCCTAAAACTGCTTTAGGCGGAGGAATTGATACAGACTTCTACGAAATGGTTTCTTATAAGGTTAGAAGAGGAGATACTTTAGATAAGTTAGCAAGTAGGTTCCATACTACAATTAGGACTATTAAACAAGTAAATAATTTTGAGACAACCCGTATTAGAGAAGGTCAAATGATTAAGATACCTAAATTAATCATTGATTTATCAAATACTTCTAAGAATACAACAGCAGTTAAAAAAGATTTTATTTGGCCAGTAAGGGGAAGGATAAGTTCAGGATATGGTTATAGAATACATCCAATCTTAAACAAGAGAAGTTTTCATAATGGAATTGATATTGCTATACCAACTGGAACTCCAATCAAAGCTGTTAAGTCAGGGAAGGTATTAAATAGTGGTTGGGTAGGAGGATATGGTAAAACGGTAACTATTGATCATGGGAATGGTGTAGTTAGTTTATATGGTCATAATTCAAAATTATTAGTTAGACCTGGACAAAGTGTAAAACAGGGGCAAGTAATTGCAAAGTCAGGGAATACAGGAAGAAGTACAGGACCTCATCTACACCTTACAATATTAATTAATAGTAAAGAAATAAATCCATTAAAATATCTAGATTAAAAAATTTTTAAATTGTTAAGTAGGGTGGTTAAATTTAACCATCCTACTTTTATTTTTATTAATGATTGTTTATTAGTAACTTCTTAGTTTTTTAGTTTGCAAATAAGTTTAAATTTAATTATAATAGTAAATAATAATTAATAAGAAGGATGTGAGTAGTGTGAGTAGTCAGAAAATATTCTTAAATGGTAAATTAGTAGATAAGAGTGAAGCAAAAATATCGGTATTTGATCACGGTTTATTATATGGTGATGGAATCTTTGAAGGTATTCGTGCTTATAATGGAAGGATATTCCGTTTTGATGAACATATCAAACGTCTATATGAATCAGCTAAAGCGATTATGTTAGATATACCAATGACTCCTAAAGAGATGGAAGAAGCGGTAGTAGAGACTATTAGAGCAAATGAATTGACAGATGCTTATGTCCGTTTAGTTGTCTCTCGTGGAGTTGGTGATTTAGGATTAGACCCTAGAAAATGTGATACGCCAACTATAATTATTATTGCTAGTGATATTACTCTTTATCCAGAGGAATTTTATCAAAATGGATTGGATGTAGTTACTGTACCTACTAGAAGAAACATCCCAGAAGCCATTAATCCAAGAATCAAATCATTAAATTACTTAAATAATATCTTAGCTAAGATTGAAGCAAACCACGCTGGAGTGTTAGAAGCTATTATGTTAAATAATGAAGGTTATGTAGCAGAATGTACAGGGGATAATATCTTTATTATTAAAGATGGTGTATTGATCACTCCACCTACATATATTGGGGCTTTAAAAGGTATCAAACGTGGTGTTGTCTTAGAAGTAGCTCCAGAACTTGGATTAGAAGTAAAAGAAGAGGTATTTACTCGTCATGATGTATTTACTGCAGATGAGTGCTTCTTAACAGGTACTGCTGCTGAAGTAATCCCTGTTGTCAAAGTAGATGGTAGGGTGATTGCCGATGGTAAACCTGGTGAATATACTGGTAAACTGATCAAGAAATTTAGAGAGTTAACTCAAACCACTGGTACTCCAATTTATGATAAATAAAGCCTAGCACAGCCAACTGTTGGTTGTGCTTTTTTATAATAACATTAATTGAGCTATTGATCTAACTAGAATGATATTGTGACACTTTTAACCTCAGTATATAGTTGAGAGTGGATAGCTAAGATCTTTAAAAGGAAGAAAATTAATGTTTGAACGAAGCAAAGATTGGATTAAAACTTAGAAGCAATCAAAATCTTAATTAGAGAATCTAATATTGATAATAATTAAGACTCGGATTGCTAAAAGAGTGGGCTGGTTTTACTGGTTTTGTGCGAAAGGGGAGTATTCTATATTCCTTAGAGAGCCCCGAAGGTAAAACTCGTAAGTTTGGTTACTTTTAGGGTGCTCTAAAAGAAGTGCCCTTGGGGGGTGAAAAAGCTGATAAGCTTTCCCGAAAGATATTTTAATAATCTTGTCTACTTGTTAAAAAGTAAAAACTGTCACAATATACCCATAAACTTCCTTTATTTAAAGAAGAATTTAACTCACATAAATTTCCAATCTAGACTTAGTTCTATAGCTTATCATAAAAATAAAAAAACTTCTTGAAAACTATACTTAATAGTGTTATAATTTTAAAAAAGATGTCCACTTATAGAACACATAAGTTTTTATTATGAATACAAGAAACTTGTATCAAATTTTCCTAAGTGGAAAAAGGAAGGATATGATGGAAGATAAATTTTATATAGTAAGTGAAAAAATCTTATCAGATGCTATGAAAAAGACTGTAAAAGCGAAGGAACTTCTCAAAAATGGAGAAGAAGATCAGATAAAAGAGGCAGTTAAGAGAGTAGGCTTAAGTCGTAGTGCTTATTATAAATATAAAGATTATATCTTTCCCTTTGTTCCTGAAGAAGAAGAGGAGTTAGTAACTCTATCATTATTAGCAGTTGATAGAGAAGGTATTTTATCAGAGGTAGTAACTAAGATAGCCGAATATCATGCTAGTATTTTGACTATTAATCAAGATATTCCTTTAGATCAAGTTGCCCATATAACACTGACGATTAAAGTAAGTAATCTATCAGTAGCTTTAGAAAGATTATTTGAAGAGGTAGAAAAGATAGTAGGGATTAGAAGGGTTGAATTGGTTAGTAAGAGTTTTAAGAGCAAATAAAGGCAATAAGAAGTGAGAAGTCAAAAGTGAAGAGATATTATCTTTTACTACTCACTACAATAAGGAGGAGATGAGTATGAAGAGGGAGATAAAGATAGGTTTATTAGGGTGTGGAACGGTAGGTTCTGGTGTTTATAAGATATTAGAACAGAATGCTGAAAGTATTGCTAATAAGTCAGGAGCTAAATTAGTAGTTAAGAAGGTATTAGTTAAGGATAAGAATGAACCTTTAGCAGTTGATGTTGATAAGAAGCTTCTAACAGAGAACTTTGAAGACGTTATCAATGATGAAGAGATAGAAATTGTTATAGAGGTAATTGGTGGAGTAACTCCTGCCAAAGACTTTGTCTTAAGAGCATTAGAGAGTGGTAGAAGTGTAATCAGTGCTAATAAAGAGTTGATAGCTAAGCATGGTGAAGAGATATTATTAGCTGCTGATGAAAATGGTGTTGATTTTTACTTTGAAGCAAGCGTAGGTGGAGGAATTCCTATTATCAGCCCGCTAAAAGAGAATTTAGCTGGAAATAAGATTACCAAAGTAATGGGAATCGTTAATGGAACGACCAACTATATTTTAACTAAGATGGATCAAGAAGGTGCAGAGTTTGGTGAAGTATTAAAGAAAGCACAAGAGCTAGGTTATGCAGAGGCTGACCCAACATCAGATATAGAAGGATATGATGCAGCTTATAAATTAGCGATTTTGGCTTCTATTGCTTTTGAATCTAGGGTAAATATCGATGACTTATATATGGAAGGAATCACTAAGATCACTAAAGAGGATATTACTTATGCCAAAGAGTTAGGGTATAAGATTAAATTATTGGCTATCGGAAAGCAGAATGAAGGATTGGAGCTTAGAGTTCATCCAACTTTATTACCACAAGAGCATCCATTAGCTAAAGTAGATGATGTCTTTAATGCAATCTTTATTGAAGGAGATGCCATTGGGGAAGCAATGTTCTATGGTCCAGGGGCAGGGCAGATGCCAACAGGAAGTGCCATCGTTGGAGATGTAATTGCAGCAGCTAGAAATATCAACTTTGGAGCACAAGGTAGAATCTCCTGCACATGCTTTACTAAGAAGGATATCAAGGATAGAGATGAAGTAGAAAGTAGTTTCTATATTAGATTAGAAGTATTGGATAGACCAGGGGTTTTAGGTGAAATTACTAGTTTATTAGGTAAGCAGTCTGTCAGCCTTGAATCGGTAATTCAACATGGAAGAAGTAATAGTACTGTACCATTAGTGTTAGTAACTCATGAGGTTAAAGAAGGAAACCTTAATGCTGCCTTAGAGAAGATTAAGGTTTTAGATGATGTAAAAGAGATTGCAAGCTTAATTAGAGTTGAAGATTATAAGTAATAGTCTACAGTGTAAGCTGTTAACTGCTTTAGAGAATGGGAGGAGAAGAAATGGGTTTAATTGTACAAAAATATGGGGGGACTTCGGTAGGAAACCCTGAAAGAATCAAAAGGGTAGCTAATCGAATTGTAAAGAGAAAAAGAGCAGGGAATCAGGTAGTAGCAGTAGTATCAGCGATGGGAGATACTACTGATGAGTTAATTGAATTAGTGAATCAAATTACTGATAACCCTTCTAGAAGAGAATATGATATGTTGATCTCTACAGGAGAGCAGGTATCTGTCTCTTTATTGGCTATGGCTATCCATGAACTAGGGGAGGATGTTATCTCTCTAACTGGTTCACAGGTTGGTATTATTACTGATGATATACATAGTAAGGCTAAAATCTTAGAGATCAAGCCTGATCGTCTAGAGAGGGAGTTAGCAGGAGGAAAGATTGTTATAGTAGCAGGTTTTCAAGGAGTAACTATAAATAATGAGATTACTACATTAGGTCGTGGTGGTTCTGATACAACGGCTGTAGCAGTAGCCACTGCATTAAAGGCAGACCTATGTGAAATCTTTACTGATGTTGATGGTGTTTATACTACAGATCCTCGTATGGTAGAAGAGGCTCGTAAATTACCTGAAATCTCCTATGAGGAGATGTTAGAGCTAGCAAGCCTTGGGGCAAATGTATTACATCCACGTTCAGTAGAGATTGCAAAAGAATATAACGTTAAGTTGGCTGTTAAATCTAGTTTTGCTTGTAGTCCAGGGACAATTATTAAGGAGGTAGAGGAGTTGGAGAAGAATATAGTTGTAAGTGGAGTAGCATGTAATAAAAGTGAGGTAAAACTTTCATTAGTAGGAGTGCCAGATCATCCTGGTATCGCTTCAAAGGTCTTTACCCGTTTAGCCCAAGAGTCTATTAATGTTGATATGATTATCCAAAATGTAAATTATGATGGAGTAAATGACATTACTTTTACTACTGATGAAGATGATTTTAAACAGACTAAAAAGGTATTAGAAGAGATGAAAGATGAATTAAATTATAGAGAGTTACTTTGTGATACTGAAGTGGCTAAAGTATCTATTGTTGGGGCAGGTATGGTTACAAACCCAGGTGTAGCAGCTAAGATGTTTGAGGCTTTAGCAGAAGAAGGGATTAATATTGGAATGATCAGCACTTCTGAAATTAAGGTTTCTTGCTTAATAGCTAGAGATAAGGCAGAAAAGGCTGTTAGAGCTATTCATAGTAAGTTCGAATTGGACAAGCTAGGGATAGACAATGATTAAAGTAGAGGTTCCTGCTACTACTGCTAATCTAGGACCTGGCTTTGATACTTTAGGGATGAGCTTAGAGTTATATAATGAAGTAGAAGTTTCTGAGATTGAAGAAGGCTTAGAGATTGAGGTAGTTGGCTATGGTAGTGATGAATTGACTACAGATGAAAGTAACCTGATTTATCAATCTATGGAAAGAGTCTTTGCTAAGGCAGGATATTTTCCAAAAGGATTAAAGATTAAACTAAATAACAGAATCCCTTTAGCCCGTGGTTTAGGAAGTAGTGCTGCAGCAATAGTTGGAGGTTTAGTCGCAGCTAATAAACTATCAGGAGAAAAATTACTTATGGACCAGCTAGTAGATTTAGCTACTGAGATAGAGGGGCATCCTGATAATGTGGCTCCTGCATTATTGGGAGGAGTTGTTATTTCTACAGTCAAAGGTTCTAAGGTGGTTTATAAGAAGTTAGCAGTGCCAGCAAAATTGAAGACTGTTGTCTGTATTCCTGATTATCAATTGTCTACTGTTAAGGCACGAGAGGTATTGCCAACAGAAGTTGCTTTTAAAGATGCAGTCTTTAACTTAAGCCACACTGGATTACTTTTAACAGGGTTATTGACAGAGGATTATACTTTGATTAAAGAGGCTTTAGATGATAAATTACATCAGCCATATCGCCAAAATTTAGTTCCAGGTTTGGCAGAAATCTTAAGAGAAGTAAAATCTGATACTTTAGGAGTAGCTATCAGTGGTTCAGGACCTACTGTAATAGCCTTTACTTTAGATGATGAAGAAAAGATTGGTAAGAAGATGGTAGATATCTTTGCTGAGCATGGCTTAGATTCCCATTATTTAATTACCAATCCTACCAATCAAGGTATTATTATCTTAGAGGATTAATCTAGAATATTATAATTATTAATCTTAAAGAGGCACAATAGTTTGTGCCTCTCAGGCTGTTGACAAAGTTATTGTCAACAGCCTTTTCTATTTATGGTATAATATAATTGACAATATATTTAAAAGGAGAAATAGAATTATGTTTGTATCTCAAGAGAAAAAACAACAACAATATGAATTTGTAACAATAGAACAGCTAGTTCCAGAAGATCATCTTCTAAGACAAATAGATAGATATATAGATTTTACTTTTATTACNNNNNNNNNNNNNNNNNNNNNNNNNNNNNNNNNNNNNNNNNNNNNNNNNNNNNNNNNNNNNNNNNNNNNNNNNNNNNNNNNNNNNNNNNNNNNNNNNNNNNNNNNNNNNNNNNNNNNNNNNNNNNNNNNNNNNNNNNNNNNNNNNNNNNNNNNNNNNNNNNNNNNNNNNNNNNNNNNNNNNNNNNNNNNNNNNNNNNNNNNNNNNNNNNNNNNNNNNNNNNNNNNNNNNNNNNNNNNNNNNNNNNNNNNNNNNNNNNNNNNNNNNNNNNNNNNNNNNNNNNNNNNNNNNNNNNNNNNNNNNNNNNNNNNNNNNNNNNNNNNNNNNNNNNNNNNNNNNNNNNNNNNNNNNNNNNNNNNNNNNNNNNNNNNNNNNNNNNNNNNNNNNNNNNNNNNNNNNNNNNNNNNNNNNNNNNNNNNNNNNNNNNNNNNNNNNNNNNNNNNNNNNNNNNNNNNNNNNNNNNNNNNNNNNNNNNNNNNNNNNNNNNNNNNNNNNNNNNNNNNNNNNNNNNNNNNNNNNNNNNNNNNNNNNNNNNNNNNNNNNNNNNNNNNNNNNNNNNNNNNNNNNNNNNNNNNNNNNNNNNNNNNNNNNNNNNNNNNNNNNNNNNNNNNNNNNNNNNNNNNNNNNNNNNNNNNNNNNNNNNNNNNNNNNNNNNNNNNNNNNNNNNNNNNNNNNNNNNNNNNNNNNNNNNNNNNNNNNNNNNNNNNNNNNNNNNNNNNNNNNNNNNNNNNNNNNNNNNNNNNNNNNNNNNNNNNNNNNNNNNNNNNNNNNNNNNNNNNNNNNNNNNNNNNNNNNNNNNNNNNNNNNNNNNNNNNNNNNNNNNNNNNNNNNNNNNNNNNNNNNNNNNNNNNNNNNNNNNNNNNNNNNNNNNNNNNNNNNNNNNNNNNNNNNNNNNNNNNNNNNNNNNNNNNNNNNNNNNNNNNNNNNNNNNNNNNNNGAAGATGTTAAAGAATTTATGAGAACAGATAAAGGAAAAAGTATCTATAAAAAAAGAAAAGAAACTGTTGAGCGAAGTTTTGCAGATGGAAAAAACCTGCATGGACTTCGCTATTGTCGTATGCGTGGAAAGAAAAATGTTGAAGAACAATGTTTGTTAACAGCATCAGTTCAAAACATGAAAAAGATCGCAAGCGTTCTTAAGCATAGAGAAAAGAACTCTATTCTTCTAAAATCAGATAATAATATTAAATTTTTATTACTCTCTAAATCAATTTTAACTAAATTCAGCTATAGAAAAACCCCCACTAAAAAATTAGTGGGGGTTTTTCATCAATCTCAGAGGCACAATAGTTTGTGCCTCTTTTTCTATAGTGTGAAAGAGAGATGATGGGGCACTTCGTGTTAGTTTAACAATGTACAGTTGACGAGTTGACGGTTGACAGTTAAAGTCAAAACCATCTAACTTTATGATGTTAAGGTTTATTAAGCTTTTAACTGTAGACTGTTCACTGTAAACTATTAACTCGAAAATGTATCAACCCCCACATTTATTTAATTGAATTTATGATAAAATAATACATAAATAGTAGTTAGTTTTGTAATAAGCTCTATAGATAAAAAAGAGGGTTTGACTATCAGATGTAGAATTATGTAATTAGGTGTATAAATTCAGAGATTTTCATAAAAAAGATATTATTTTTAAAGTTTCTCTGTAAAGGCATGGATTATTATTTTTATTATTGAGAAATTAAATAAAAATCTCTGAAAAAATAAACTAAGGGAAGGTAGGTATTAAGATGAAGAAAATTTATGTTGTAGTAATGGTAGTATTGTTGTTGACAACAATGGTTGCTCCATCTTTTGCTGCTAATAAATTGGGATCAAAAGCCCATGGTATGGGAGGAGCCTTTACTGCTGTAGCTGATGATGCAAGTGCTGTTTATTGGAATCCAGCAGGGTTAACTCAAAGTGGACTGTTAGGGTTCAACCTCGATCTTGGTGGACAAGTAAATTCTGATGATGTACAAGCAATCCAAGATTTTATTGACAGTATCGATGCTATACAGAATGCAACAACTGACCAAGAGAAGATTGAAGCTGTTAAATCTTTGGAATTTCCTGAAGATGTTAAGTTAAATATTAATGGATTGGTAGCTGCAAACTTCAAGAAAGTAGGAGTAGGTTTAATTGCTAATAGTGAGTTAACAACTGAGTCTTCTGAAGTGAATAATGTTAAGACTCAAACTGCTCAAAATATGATGATTGGAGAAGGAATTATCTCTTTAGGGACTAATATCATAGATCCTCCATTGAATATTGGATCTATTGCTCTAGGAATGAATGCTAAATATATATCTGGTCGCTATGATGCTGTAGAATATAGTTATAATGAAACCAATTTAACATTCAATGAACCAGTAGAAATAAGTGATGATGCTACTGGTTATGGATTAGACGTAGGAGCTTTAATTAAAGTAACTGATATGGTTAATATTGGAGCAACAGTTAGAAATGCAACTTCTAAATTAGATTGGGACGAAAGTTCTGACTTGCCTGATGAACTAGAAAGAACAGTAACTTTAGGAGCAGCAGCTAAATTGCCATTCCCAATTGCTGCAACAGTAGCTGTTGATATTGAAATGCCAGAAGATCAAGAAGATATCTATCACTTTGGATTAGAGAAGAGAATTATTGCTGGTTTACTAGCTTTAAGATTAGGTGCTTATGAACAAAGTGGTGAAGATACAGTTTATACTGGTGGTTTAGGATTAAATGTACCATTTGTAGATCTAAACTTAGCTGTTGATTCAGATAAATATGTTAGTTTATCTGGAACATTTAGATTCTAAAGATATATTAATTAATAAGGCTGCTAGGGAGTTAATCTTTAGTAGTCTTATTTTTATTTTTTGTAGCAGTAAATTGAAATTTTGATTGCAAATTATCAATAAAACAGAGCTAAATAGTTACTATTGGGGTATATAATGCCACTCATTCTATAGCTATACAATTTGATTATCTATCTATTATTTTCTAAAATAAATTATAAAGATTAATATTTAGGAGGTGCATTAATCATCATCTCTTTATAAAGTAACATTTAAATTTGATTTTAAAGTTAAATGATTATATAAGGAGGGAATAAGATAGATGCCTTTTATAATAAGTCAGAAAAGACAGTAGCATGGGTAGATGACAAGTATATATATGATGTGGCTGGAAAGTACCAAGCCTTTATTAAAGAAGAGAAGGTCTTTAATAAAGATGAAGATTATGTAGGAACACTTAATATTGGATTGAAGGTATTTTAGAGG includes these proteins:
- a CDS encoding peptidoglycan DD-metalloendopeptidase family protein, producing MKCNKLIIVMVLVTLLSSSIISVEASYRVLQQGMEGRDVRELQENLVMLGYKIIIDGNFGPATKSAIINFQKKSKLPSDGVVGKQTWDSLKDAVSFDKYKVRSGDTLSQLAHTYDVPVTVIKEANKLDSDIIRINQELIIPKTALGGGIDTDFYEMVSYKVRRGDTLDKLASRFHTTIRTIKQVNNFETTRIREGQMIKIPKLIIDLSNTSKNTTAVKKDFIWPVRGRISSGYGYRIHPILNKRSFHNGIDIAIPTGTPIKAVKSGKVLNSGWVGGYGKTVTIDHGNGVVSLYGHNSKLLVRPGQSVKQGQVIAKSGNTGRSTGPHLHLTILINSKEINPLKYLD
- the ilvE gene encoding branched-chain-amino-acid transaminase, with product MSSQKIFLNGKLVDKSEAKISVFDHGLLYGDGIFEGIRAYNGRIFRFDEHIKRLYESAKAIMLDIPMTPKEMEEAVVETIRANELTDAYVRLVVSRGVGDLGLDPRKCDTPTIIIIASDITLYPEEFYQNGLDVVTVPTRRNIPEAINPRIKSLNYLNNILAKIEANHAGVLEAIMLNNEGYVAECTGDNIFIIKDGVLITPPTYIGALKGIKRGVVLEVAPELGLEVKEEVFTRHDVFTADECFLTGTAAEVIPVVKVDGRVIADGKPGEYTGKLIKKFRELTQTTGTPIYDK
- a CDS encoding ACT domain-containing protein, whose translation is MEDKFYIVSEKILSDAMKKTVKAKELLKNGEEDQIKEAVKRVGLSRSAYYKYKDYIFPFVPEEEEELVTLSLLAVDREGILSEVVTKIAEYHASILTINQDIPLDQVAHITLTIKVSNLSVALERLFEEVEKIVGIRRVELVSKSFKSK
- a CDS encoding homoserine dehydrogenase, with amino-acid sequence MKREIKIGLLGCGTVGSGVYKILEQNAESIANKSGAKLVVKKVLVKDKNEPLAVDVDKKLLTENFEDVINDEEIEIVIEVIGGVTPAKDFVLRALESGRSVISANKELIAKHGEEILLAADENGVDFYFEASVGGGIPIISPLKENLAGNKITKVMGIVNGTTNYILTKMDQEGAEFGEVLKKAQELGYAEADPTSDIEGYDAAYKLAILASIAFESRVNIDDLYMEGITKITKEDITYAKELGYKIKLLAIGKQNEGLELRVHPTLLPQEHPLAKVDDVFNAIFIEGDAIGEAMFYGPGAGQMPTGSAIVGDVIAAARNINFGAQGRISCTCFTKKDIKDRDEVESSFYIRLEVLDRPGVLGEITSLLGKQSVSLESVIQHGRSNSTVPLVLVTHEVKEGNLNAALEKIKVLDDVKEIASLIRVEDYK
- a CDS encoding aspartate kinase; translation: MGLIVQKYGGTSVGNPERIKRVANRIVKRKRAGNQVVAVVSAMGDTTDELIELVNQITDNPSRREYDMLISTGEQVSVSLLAMAIHELGEDVISLTGSQVGIITDDIHSKAKILEIKPDRLERELAGGKIVIVAGFQGVTINNEITTLGRGGSDTTAVAVATALKADLCEIFTDVDGVYTTDPRMVEEARKLPEISYEEMLELASLGANVLHPRSVEIAKEYNVKLAVKSSFACSPGTIIKEVEELEKNIVVSGVACNKSEVKLSLVGVPDHPGIASKVFTRLAQESINVDMIIQNVNYDGVNDITFTTDEDDFKQTKKVLEEMKDELNYRELLCDTEVAKVSIVGAGMVTNPGVAAKMFEALAEEGINIGMISTSEIKVSCLIARDKAEKAVRAIHSKFELDKLGIDND
- the thrB gene encoding homoserine kinase — encoded protein: MIKVEVPATTANLGPGFDTLGMSLELYNEVEVSEIEEGLEIEVVGYGSDELTTDESNLIYQSMERVFAKAGYFPKGLKIKLNNRIPLARGLGSSAAAIVGGLVAANKLSGEKLLMDQLVDLATEIEGHPDNVAPALLGGVVISTVKGSKVVYKKLAVPAKLKTVVCIPDYQLSTVKAREVLPTEVAFKDAVFNLSHTGLLLTGLLTEDYTLIKEALDDKLHQPYRQNLVPGLAEILREVKSDTLGVAISGSGPTVIAFTLDDEEKIGKKMVDIFAEHGLDSHYLITNPTNQGIIILED
- a CDS encoding 4-fold beta flower protein; protein product: MDAFYNKSEKTVAWVDDKYIYDVAGKYQAFIKEEKVFNKDEDYVGTLNIGLKVF